The Opisthocomus hoazin isolate bOpiHoa1 chromosome 20, bOpiHoa1.hap1, whole genome shotgun sequence genome window below encodes:
- the ALDH3A2 gene encoding aldehyde dehydrogenase family 3 member A2 isoform X1 — protein sequence MERVQQVVGRARAAFNSGRCRSLEFRLQQLKALERMVREKEKEILAAIKADLHKCGHNAYSHEILGVLGELALVMEKLPSWAAPQPVKRNLLTMRDEAYICCEPLGVVLIIGAWNYPFVLVMQPLIGAIAAGNAVVVKPSEVSENTAQLVAELLPQYLDRELYPVVTGGVPETTELLKQRFDHILYTGNSTVGKIVMAAAAKHLTPVTLELGGKSPCYIDKDCDLAIACRRITWGKYMNCGQTCIAPDYILCDPSIQSKVVENIKATLQEFYGEDVKSSPDYERIINKRHFKRVLGLLEGQKIAHGGEADEASCFIAPTILTDVSAESKVMEEEIFGPVLPIVTVKSVEEAIEFINRREKPLALYVFSNNKQLIKRVISETSSGGVTGNDVIMHFFLSTLPFGGVGNSGMGAYHGKHSFETFSHRRACLIKDLKMEGTNKLRYPPISQKKVDWAKFFVLKRFNKGRIGLVILAVLGIVAAVVAKNHQSVLKSKALLIVLAVQRLGWRSVW from the exons ATGGAGAGGGTGCAGCAGGTCGTCGGGCGGGCGAGAGCCGCCTTCAACTCGGGCCGGTGCCGCTCGCTGGAGttcaggctgcagcagctgaaggccCTGGAGCGCATGGTgcgggagaaggagaaggagatcCTGGCAGCCATCAAGGCGGATCTACACAAG TGTGGGCACAACGCGTACAGCCATGAGATCCTGGGCGTGCTGGGAGAGCTGGCCCTGGTCATGGAGAAGCTGccgtcctgggcagcccctcAGCCGGTGAAGAGGAACCTGCTGACCATGCGGGACGAGGCCTACATCTGCTGCGAGCCACTGGGGGTGGTGCTGATCATCGGGGCCTGGAACTACCCCTTCGTGCTGGTCATGCAGCCTTTGATCGGGGCCATCGCGGCAG GCAATGCCGTGGTGGTGAAGCCGTCGGAGGTCAGCGAGAACACGGCTCAGCTGGTGGCTGAACTCCTGCCCCAGTACCTTGATCGG GAGCTGTACCCGGTGGTCACTGGAGGAGTACCTGAGACGACCGAGCTGCTGAAGCAGAGATTCGATCACATCCTCTACACCGGCAACTCCACTGTGGGCAAAATTGTGATGGCGGCGGCTGCCAAGCACCTGACGCCCGTCACCCTGGAGCTGGGCGGGAAGAGCCCCTGCTACATCGACAAGGACTGTGACCTGGCCATCGCCTGCAG GCGGATAACGTGGGGAAAGTACATGAACTGTGGGCAAACGTGCATCGCCCCAGACTACATCCTCTGCGACCCGTCCATCCAGAGCAAGGTGGTGGAGAACATCAAGGCGACTCTGCAG GAGTTCTATGGGGAAGATGTGAAGTCGTCTCCAGACTACGAAAGGATCATCAACAAGCGCCACTTCAAGAGGGTGCTGGGCCTGCTGGAGGGGCAGAAGATCGCTCACGGTGGAGAGGCTGATGAGGCCTCCTGCTTCATAG CACCGACTATCCTGACGGATGTGTCTGCGGAGTCAAAGGTGATGGAGGAGGAAATCTTTGGACCGGTCCTTCCCATTGTGACCGTGAAGAGCGTGGAGGAAGCCATTGAGTTCATCAACCGTCGGGAGAAGCCGCTTGCCCTGTATGTCTTCTCCAACAACAAGCAG ttGATCAAAAGAGTCATCTCGGAAACCTCCAGTGGGGGTGTTACTGGAAATGATGTCATCATGCATTTCTTCCTCTCAACCTTACCCTTCGGTGGTGTCG GTAACAGCGGGATGGGCGCCTACCACGGCAAGCACAGCTTTGAGACCTTCTCCCACCGCCGCGCCTGCTTGATCAAGGACCTGAAGATGGAGGGTACGAACAAACTCCGGTACCCACCTATCAGCCAGAAGAAGGTGGATTGGGCCAAGTTCTTCGTCTTGAAGCGGTTTAACAAGGGCCGAATCGGACTGGTCATCTTGGCCGTGCTGGGGAttgtggcagcggtggtggcaAAG AATCACCAGTCTGTGCTGAAGAGCAAAGCCCTCTTGATTGTGCTGGCTGTTCAGAGGCTGGGCTGGCGCAGTGTGTGGTAA
- the ALDH3A2 gene encoding aldehyde dehydrogenase family 3 member A2 isoform X2: MERVQQVVGRARAAFNSGRCRSLEFRLQQLKALERMVREKEKEILAAIKADLHKCGHNAYSHEILGVLGELALVMEKLPSWAAPQPVKRNLLTMRDEAYICCEPLGVVLIIGAWNYPFVLVMQPLIGAIAAGNAVVVKPSEVSENTAQLVAELLPQYLDRELYPVVTGGVPETTELLKQRFDHILYTGNSTVGKIVMAAAAKHLTPVTLELGGKSPCYIDKDCDLAIACRRITWGKYMNCGQTCIAPDYILCDPSIQSKVVENIKATLQEFYGEDVKSSPDYERIINKRHFKRVLGLLEGQKIAHGGEADEASCFIAPTILTDVSAESKVMEEEIFGPVLPIVTVKSVEEAIEFINRREKPLALYVFSNNKQLIKRVISETSSGGVTGNDVIMHFFLSTLPFGGVGNSGMGAYHGKHSFETFSHRRACLIKDLKMEGTNKLRYPPISQKKVDWAKFFVLKRFNKGRIGLVILAVLGIVAAVVAKMVYY; the protein is encoded by the exons ATGGAGAGGGTGCAGCAGGTCGTCGGGCGGGCGAGAGCCGCCTTCAACTCGGGCCGGTGCCGCTCGCTGGAGttcaggctgcagcagctgaaggccCTGGAGCGCATGGTgcgggagaaggagaaggagatcCTGGCAGCCATCAAGGCGGATCTACACAAG TGTGGGCACAACGCGTACAGCCATGAGATCCTGGGCGTGCTGGGAGAGCTGGCCCTGGTCATGGAGAAGCTGccgtcctgggcagcccctcAGCCGGTGAAGAGGAACCTGCTGACCATGCGGGACGAGGCCTACATCTGCTGCGAGCCACTGGGGGTGGTGCTGATCATCGGGGCCTGGAACTACCCCTTCGTGCTGGTCATGCAGCCTTTGATCGGGGCCATCGCGGCAG GCAATGCCGTGGTGGTGAAGCCGTCGGAGGTCAGCGAGAACACGGCTCAGCTGGTGGCTGAACTCCTGCCCCAGTACCTTGATCGG GAGCTGTACCCGGTGGTCACTGGAGGAGTACCTGAGACGACCGAGCTGCTGAAGCAGAGATTCGATCACATCCTCTACACCGGCAACTCCACTGTGGGCAAAATTGTGATGGCGGCGGCTGCCAAGCACCTGACGCCCGTCACCCTGGAGCTGGGCGGGAAGAGCCCCTGCTACATCGACAAGGACTGTGACCTGGCCATCGCCTGCAG GCGGATAACGTGGGGAAAGTACATGAACTGTGGGCAAACGTGCATCGCCCCAGACTACATCCTCTGCGACCCGTCCATCCAGAGCAAGGTGGTGGAGAACATCAAGGCGACTCTGCAG GAGTTCTATGGGGAAGATGTGAAGTCGTCTCCAGACTACGAAAGGATCATCAACAAGCGCCACTTCAAGAGGGTGCTGGGCCTGCTGGAGGGGCAGAAGATCGCTCACGGTGGAGAGGCTGATGAGGCCTCCTGCTTCATAG CACCGACTATCCTGACGGATGTGTCTGCGGAGTCAAAGGTGATGGAGGAGGAAATCTTTGGACCGGTCCTTCCCATTGTGACCGTGAAGAGCGTGGAGGAAGCCATTGAGTTCATCAACCGTCGGGAGAAGCCGCTTGCCCTGTATGTCTTCTCCAACAACAAGCAG ttGATCAAAAGAGTCATCTCGGAAACCTCCAGTGGGGGTGTTACTGGAAATGATGTCATCATGCATTTCTTCCTCTCAACCTTACCCTTCGGTGGTGTCG GTAACAGCGGGATGGGCGCCTACCACGGCAAGCACAGCTTTGAGACCTTCTCCCACCGCCGCGCCTGCTTGATCAAGGACCTGAAGATGGAGGGTACGAACAAACTCCGGTACCCACCTATCAGCCAGAAGAAGGTGGATTGGGCCAAGTTCTTCGTCTTGAAGCGGTTTAACAAGGGCCGAATCGGACTGGTCATCTTGGCCGTGCTGGGGAttgtggcagcggtggtggcaAAG ATGGTTTACTACTGA